The proteins below come from a single Geobacillus thermoleovorans genomic window:
- a CDS encoding flagellar protein FliT codes for MGVVHDVWRATKELLEATALPWPSEEREERLAAVDRLLREREELLRKLRPPYSEEEQELGREIIVWNQEIEARLLRVCEEIRRDLRMTGAKRQANARYVHPYEQPLSFDGMFYDKRR; via the coding sequence ATGGGCGTTGTGCACGATGTTTGGCGCGCAACGAAGGAGTTGCTTGAGGCGACGGCGCTGCCGTGGCCGTCCGAGGAGCGTGAAGAGCGGCTTGCGGCGGTCGATCGGCTGCTTCGGGAGCGTGAGGAGCTGCTTCGGAAGCTGCGGCCGCCATACAGCGAGGAAGAACAAGAGCTTGGCCGTGAGATCATCGTTTGGAATCAAGAGATTGAGGCGCGGCTGCTTCGGGTGTGCGAAGAAATTCGCCGCGACTTGCGGATGACAGGGGCGAAGCGGCAGGCGAACGCCCGCTACGTTCACCCGTACGAGCAGCCGCTTTCGTTTGACGGGATGTTTTACGACAAACGGCGATAA
- the fliS gene encoding flagellar export chaperone FliS yields the protein MATNNPYQHYQANAVQTASPGELTLMLYNGCLKFIKLARQAIETGDIAARNENLLKAQKIILELMATLKMEYDVAKSMMTMYDYIYRRLVEANVKNDAAILDEVEGYVVEFRDTWKQVIQLNRQRQYAEGGQA from the coding sequence ATGGCAACGAACAATCCGTATCAACACTACCAAGCGAACGCCGTGCAGACGGCGTCGCCTGGGGAGTTGACATTGATGCTGTATAACGGCTGCTTGAAGTTTATCAAGCTCGCGCGCCAGGCGATCGAGACGGGCGATATCGCGGCGCGTAATGAAAACTTGTTGAAGGCGCAAAAGATCATTTTGGAATTGATGGCGACGCTGAAAATGGAATATGACGTCGCGAAATCGATGATGACCATGTATGACTACATCTACCGCCGCCTAGTCGAGGCGAATGTGAAAAACGATGCGGCGATTTTGGACGAGGTGGAAGGGTATGTCGTCGAGTTTCGCGATACGTGGAAGCAAGTGATTCAGCTGAACCGGCAGCGCCAATACGCGGAAGGCGGGCAGGCGTAA
- a CDS encoding flagellar hook-associated protein 2, translating into MANTLRISGLASGMDIDKIVSDLMKAERMPLDKLKQKKQLLEWQRDDYREMNKLLSELDTSIFDGIYRQATFTKQTVISSNEAAVSVRNISSTSQLTSTIKVTQLAENAYMYGAVAVGNANFDPSQTLLSQDSNITKNNGYTLSSGTKEIRIKAIKSDGTMPTEWTTIQFDPSVDSLNSLINKINSSQAGVVAFYDSRTGRVSLTAKNTGDASEGAEIVIDGTADRFLIDVLKLPQDSDIAAATQDPSNNTIMLGRKGKNAQFTINGLPTERPTNVFQINGYEYTLKQTTASEVTVTASTDVDAIFNSIKSFVDKYNDTIAKINAELKEERYRDYPPLTDEQKEAMTEKQIELWEEKARSGMLRGDSILSSALSKMRMNVYTKVEGANIPSGFSQLAQIGITTSSNYLDGGKLIIDETKLREKIKENPDAVYQLFNQDGATDAEKGIARRLRDTIKETIGKIEQKAGKTVWTNQQFAIGRDLIQINDQIDRFQDRLKQIEDRYYRQFTAMEEAIQRANQQSMYLMNAFGGMQR; encoded by the coding sequence ATGGCGAATACGTTGCGCATCAGCGGCCTCGCGAGCGGGATGGACATTGACAAAATCGTCAGCGATTTGATGAAAGCGGAGCGGATGCCGCTTGATAAATTGAAGCAGAAAAAGCAGCTGCTCGAGTGGCAGCGTGATGATTATCGAGAGATGAATAAGCTGCTCAGCGAGTTAGATACATCGATCTTTGATGGAATCTATCGGCAGGCGACGTTTACGAAGCAGACGGTTATCAGTTCGAATGAAGCGGCTGTTTCTGTTCGAAACATTAGCTCTACTTCCCAATTGACATCAACTATCAAAGTGACACAATTGGCAGAGAATGCTTATATGTATGGAGCTGTTGCCGTAGGCAATGCCAATTTCGATCCATCCCAAACGCTGCTTAGTCAAGATAGCAACATCACGAAAAATAACGGCTACACGTTGAGCAGCGGGACAAAGGAGATTCGCATTAAGGCGATTAAGAGCGATGGCACGATGCCGACCGAGTGGACAACGATTCAATTTGATCCGAGTGTTGATTCATTAAACTCGTTGATTAATAAAATTAATAGCTCTCAGGCCGGGGTAGTGGCTTTTTACGATAGCCGAACGGGCAGAGTGTCATTGACGGCGAAAAATACAGGCGATGCGTCAGAAGGCGCTGAAATTGTAATTGATGGTACAGCTGACAGGTTTTTGATTGACGTGTTAAAGCTACCTCAAGACAGTGATATTGCTGCTGCGACACAGGATCCGAGCAATAATACGATCATGTTGGGGAGAAAAGGAAAGAACGCTCAGTTTACAATTAACGGTTTACCAACGGAACGTCCAACGAATGTGTTTCAGATTAACGGGTATGAGTACACATTAAAGCAAACAACCGCAAGCGAAGTAACCGTGACTGCCTCGACGGACGTTGATGCCATTTTCAATTCGATCAAGTCATTCGTCGACAAATACAACGACACAATCGCCAAAATCAACGCCGAGCTGAAAGAAGAGCGCTACCGCGACTATCCGCCGCTTACCGACGAGCAAAAGGAAGCGATGACGGAAAAGCAAATTGAGCTGTGGGAAGAAAAGGCGCGGAGCGGGATGCTTCGCGGCGATTCGATTTTGTCCAGCGCCCTCAGCAAAATGCGGATGAATGTGTACACGAAAGTCGAAGGGGCGAACATCCCAAGCGGGTTTTCGCAGCTCGCGCAAATCGGGATTACGACGTCGTCGAATTACCTAGACGGTGGGAAGTTGATCATTGACGAAACGAAGCTGCGGGAGAAAATCAAGGAAAATCCGGATGCCGTCTATCAGTTGTTTAACCAAGACGGCGCGACCGATGCGGAAAAAGGCATCGCCCGCCGCCTGCGCGATACGATCAAGGAAACGATCGGGAAAATCGAGCAAAAGGCGGGGAAAACCGTTTGGACGAACCAACAGTTTGCGATCGGGCGCGATTTAATCCAGATCAATGACCAAATTGACCGGTTTCAAGATCGGCTGAAACAGATTGAAGACCGCTACTACCGCCAATTCACAGCGATGGAAGAGGCGATTCAGCGCGCCAACCAACAAAGCATGTATTTGATGAATGCCTTTGGCGGCATGCAAAGATAA
- the flaG gene encoding flagellar protein FlaG codes for MTIERVSSSFPSYEPMRSEQAKGDVELSAARPQEGEDSSPSQPLSEEKLEKVVNGLNELVQPSHTSVRFELHKELNEYYVQVIDEKTHEVIREIPPKKLLDMYAAMMEFVGLLVDKKI; via the coding sequence ATGACGATTGAACGGGTGTCTTCTTCTTTTCCTTCTTATGAACCGATGCGAAGTGAACAGGCGAAGGGGGACGTCGAGCTTTCAGCGGCGCGCCCGCAAGAAGGAGAGGATTCTTCTCCTTCACAGCCGCTTTCGGAAGAAAAATTGGAGAAAGTGGTCAACGGCTTGAATGAGCTGGTGCAGCCGAGCCATACGTCGGTTCGGTTTGAGCTGCATAAGGAGCTGAATGAGTATTACGTGCAAGTAATCGATGAAAAGACGCATGAGGTGATCCGCGAAATTCCGCCGAAAAAGCTGTTGGATATGTACGCGGCGATGATGGAGTTTGTCGGGCTTTTGGTGGATAAAAAAATTTAA